One Fusarium falciforme chromosome 1, complete sequence genomic window carries:
- a CDS encoding uncharacterized protein (Related to developmental regulator flbA), protein MHQTSSRLLRIADDSRPFSKDFKDIFSTLVISLLPLSAHRVRLVKVEHTFLSEEAINNLMRLKSSQSNRLPDPKNPCRIITTTTTTTFSMTKDMAHSICQRFIEARLIESADGKHQQVYTIKGSVWQLTPKGITILSRFCARNGIRQKQVSELANLRATRLILLERDSQTDKLHYDQGTIEIIFHRLVGADSRKAVSSVTAADSSSMHEYRDNITRVKIIAELKLNGKTYRDTFTGKAIFDWLMNYSTIMEEREAVAVATLFADYDLIEYVAEDGAYTSQNPDPGNNIFQPSKCSIYQLTQRGKDLINGPTTRRQSSEREGSTGSQWNGIAKDSNTQRLDKILNDPSVRLLFREQSRDTHCEENLSFYQDVDEFIRNCKVATRAAQKEPNMAATDGISESIAQAYRIYNAFLAVGSPCELNIDHQLRNSLTTQMTKGVSQDTTMIDTLQEVISLFEDAQNAVFKLMASDSVPKFLSNPKYEQQLRSYEFDLVGNGPGQG, encoded by the exons ATGCATCAGACATCGTCGCGCTTACTACGCATAGCGGACGATAGCCGACCGTTCAGCAAG GACTTTAAGGATATCTTCTCTACCCTCGTCATCAGTCTGCTTCCCCTCTCGGCCCACCGCGTCCGGTTGGTCAAGGTCGAGCACACCTTCCTCTCGGAAGAAGCTATCAACAACCTGATGCGTCTCAAATCCTCCCAATCCAACCGTCTACCCGACCCCAAGAATCCCTGTCGCAttatcaccaccaccactactACCACATTCTCAATGACCAAGGATATGGCTCACTCTATCTGCCAACGCTTTATTGAAGCCCGGCTTATTGAATCGGCGGATGGTAAACACCAGCAGGTATATACCATAAAGGGATCCGTTTGGCAATTAACACCAAAGGGAATCACTATATTAAGCCGTTTCTGCGCGAGAAATGGCATTCGGCAGAAGCAGGTTTCAGAGCTTGCTAACCTCAGAGCGACGCGACTTATTCTCCTTGAACGAGACTCGCAAACTGACAAGCTTCACTATGACCAAGGCACCATCGAGATCATCTTTCACCGGCTCGTCGGTGCCGATAGCCGCAAAGCTGTGTCGAGCGTGACCGCTGCTGATTCAAGCTCGATGCACGAATACAGGGATAACATCACTAGGGTTAAGATTATTGCTGAGCTTAAGCTTAACGGGAAGACCTACCGCGATACTTTCACCGGCAAGGCTATATTCGACTGGTTAATGAATTATTCAACCATAATGGAAGAGCGCGAAGCCGTTGCGGTTGCCACTCTTTTCGCGGACTACGATCTAATAGAGTATGTTGCTGAGGACGGGGCATACACTTCCCAGAACCCCGACCCCGGGAACAATATCTTCCAGCCCAGCAAGTGTTCTATCTACCAATTAACGCAGCGAGGTAAGGACCTCATTAATGGCCCAACAACACGAAGACAGTCTTCAGAGAGGGAAGGCAGTACCGGTTCCCAGTGGAACGGTATCGCCAAGGATTCCAACACGCAACGACTCGATAAGATCCTTAATGATCCTTCCGTGCGACTCCTCTTTCGCGAGCAATCCCGAGACACACATTGCGAGGAGAACCTATCCTTCTACCAAGACGTGGATGAGTTTATACGGAATTGTAAGGTGGCCACGCGCGCTGCCCAGAAGGAGCCTAATATGGCCGCGACGGACGGCATTAGTGAGAGCATAGCTCAGGCGTATAGAATCTATAATGCCTTCCTTGCTGTTGGCTCGCCTTGCGAGCTTAATATTGACCACCAACTGCGGAACAGCCTTACCACCCAGATGACCAAGGGTGTAAGTCAGGACACTACCATGATCGACACTCTTCAAGAAGTGATATCTCTATTCGAAGACGCCCAAAATGCCGTGTTTAAGTTGATGGCGAGT GACTCGGTGCCAAAATTCCTGAGCAACCCCAAGTATGAGCAGCAATTGCGAAGCTACGAGTTCGACCTAGTTGGAAACGGTCCCGGgcagggttag